ATACGGGTACAACTCAAGCGAGCAGTCAACGCCCTCGGCTTTCGCCTCGTCAATCAGCGCGACCCGCTCGGCGACTTTGCCGGCGTTCTCGGCGCTTGTGCGGTAGTGCGAGAAGTGTACTTTGACGCCGGATCGCCTGCCGATTTCCAGCGCTTCCGGCACATCGCCGCCGCCGAAACCGCGCTCGGGGTGTACATCGCGCAGGTGCGTAACATACACGCCATCATATTCCGCCACAACCTTGCAAAGCTCAATGAGTTCTTCGGTGTCGCTCCAGGCGTTCGGCATGTACGACATACCGGTGGCAAGCGCAACCGCGCCCTGCTCCATGCCTTCGCGGATCATCTGCTTAGCCTTGTCCAGCGCGTCCCCCACGAGCGGCTTGTCGTAGAAGCCGACCGTCTCCAAGCGGATCGCCCCGTGCGCTATGCAGTAGGCGGTGTTGATTGCCGTCTTCTTGTGATAGTGCGATCGGAACGCAGCCACACTGCTCATATCGAGGTCGATCGGCGGCTCGCCTAATATGCCCGTGAGGTATCGCCGGTTCATACGATAGTTTTCAGGCGAGAGTTGCGCGTAGGACAGCCCATCCTGCCCGAGTATCTCGGTGGTGACGCCCTGCCGCAAGCCGTTCGCGTGCTGCGGGTCGGTCAGCAGTATAGCATCGGAATGAGTATGGGTGTCGATGAAGCCCGGCGATACGGTCAGCCCCGTCGCGTCGATAACACGGCGCGCATCGGATTGGGACAGATCGCCGATGGCAGCAATCGTTTCGCCTTCTACTCCGACATCCGCGCGAAACGCCGCCGCGCCCGTTCCATCAACTACGCTCCCGCCAATAATGACAACATCAAACATTGCACCCCTCCAAAATATGCAATACCAGCAGCGCGCAGTATAACACAGAGCGCACGATGGTACGATTAGACTATGGGACTACGCATTGCCGTGCGTTGACGGCATGCGAATCAGATGATGCGGTTAATCGCGTAATACCTGACGAACGTCATGCAATGCAGAATACAATTGCCGCGCTTGCAGTTCCTTCGCTCTCGATGGGGATGATAGGGATGGAAGGGACTATTCGTTGTATCACGGTAATCTATGCCCACGATGCTCACGCGAGACTTACTTGCCTGATAAGCTCATTTTCCTGATATTGCGCGGAACATGTGCTCCGGCGCGGGCGTCAGGTATTCCGGCGTGATGCGCGATTCCGGCTGTTTGGGCGGTGTCCATAGGATTTCGAATAGGGGCGAATTGTCGCCGGTTTGGTATTCCAAGCGGATACTGTGCCTGCCTTCGAGGAGTTCTTTCTCCCTCTCCCGCTCGCCCCGTGTGTCAAGCAGCGTTTCGCCGTCTAACGATATTCGCATTTCGCCACGCACTTCACCGAACTTGAACCTGTATCGGCCGGACATCGGCACATTCAGGTTGCCGTCCCAAACTGCGAGGTGTGCGCCGTCCACGACCGAGTTGTACCAGAATGCGCCGCCTATTCCGGGCGTGATTTGCATCGCGTCGGGAATTGCGCCGTCAATCTCGTTTGCGTCATCGATGCCTTTGAAGTACCGTCCTGCCAGCCCAACAGGTCGAACATCGCCGTGATATAGATTACTTGCGGTTATTGGCTTGAATTGCGGCTCACCTGCGTTTTCTTCTTTGTCGAGATCGTCTTCGATCGGCGGCGGTGGCTGTTTCCAGAGCAGCCTTAGTATGCCGTCCGGATTATCGACTTTCGAGCGTACTTCAAACATGTGCAAGCCGACGGCAGGTTCGACCGTCACCTGCTGGCCGTTTTCGGACAGGATTACCTTGCCGTCCAGCACGACCGTTGCAGGGGAATCACTGTCCAGCATGAATTCGTACTCACCGGGATGCGTGATATGCAGTGCCCCTGCCCACTCGACAGCGAAGGTGCCATCCTGATCGTATGTCTCCAGCGCCCAGACACTTTCGGTGCTGCGCTTCATCTCTTCGACGACTTCGCCGTCCGCCGCTGTGCGCCGCGAAATGATCCCCTGCGCCGCCTCTAGTTCCTCGCTGCTGATGTACATCGCGTAGTACATCACATCTCCGCCCGTTGGCGGTCTGATTTCAGCATAATCGGCGTCAGGGTAGTATGCCTTAAGAGTGTCGTAGAATCCGGATTCGCGCGGTTCGAGGTATATCGCCGCGCCGCGCCATACCGCATCCGAGTTCAGCGGAATGTTCGCCGGCGCGCCTATCGTTTGACGCGGGAAGCGGAAGCCGAACAGACTCGCAACAAGGCTGTGCCTGAACTGCCGCGACACCATCGGGCTGTATCCTCGCGTCGCCTGCTCCGCTAAATCGCGCGCCATCAGCGTTTCGTCTGTAGAATATGCCGAATACACATCCGGGTCGTTCGCCTGCTGCCCGAAGTATGCATTGATGTTCGTGTAAGCGATTGCCGCGAGTAGCACTGCGACTACGCAAGCCGTGCCTACGCGCGCCAACGGCAATTGAATGGATCGCCCAACATTCCATAAGAAACCTATCGCAATCGCAATCAGCGCGATGACGGCGGGTATGACCGTGATGCTACGCAGCGATTGCGGCGCTTCCCAGGGAATAGTCAGCACTCCAGGCATAATCATTACCAGAATCCACACCGGAAGCACAATATACGCAGCCTTGCGCCACCGCGCCACTGCGATTGCCAGTCCAAACAGCATCAGCAGCCCCGAAAGCAGATCAAGCATCGGCTCACGTGGAATATTGTGCCGACCATTGGGATCGCCCTCGATGTGGAACATCTTCAGATGCGTCCACAGACTACTCGCTAACGCGCCCACGCGTTCCTCTTCGCTTACATGCGAGAATAGAGATGTAACTTCTGTGCGCCGGAAGAACTCATCTGGATGCGTCGCCGCGAACTGAATGAGCGGCAATGTAACAATCACTGAGAACAGTGCCATGACGCCGATGTTAAGCAGGAGACGCCGTCTGCCACTTCCGGCGAAAGCGAGCGCGTGCAACAGTACGAACCCTATCACTATCGGAAACAGGCGAAACGGCGAGTAGAACCACATTCCCAATCCCATAGACGCGCCAGCCAACGCGAAATCTACGGCACGCTCTCTTTTCAACGCCCGATATGTCAGCCATGCGGTCAGCGCGGCGAAAAGCGGCGCGGTTATACCATGCATCCCGACGCGCGCCCATGTTATGTCCCAGCGTGTTACGGCGGTCAGGAACGCCGCCACGAGCCCCGCCAGTATTCCTCCCATAATGCGCGCCATCAGGAATATCGCCACTATGCCCGCCAGTCCGAAGGCTACGGCAACGAGCCTGCCTGTTGTGATAGAAATGCCCGCAAACTTGATTACCAGAGCAATCGGCAGCAACAACAAACTAGGCAAGCCGCTCCAAGCATTGTACACCGTCAAAGAAGCGGGATTATCTGCTATATGCTTGGCTTGGTCTATATTGTCAGCCTCATCGAACCACAACCCCGGCGGAAATCCATCAAGGTTATACAGCCGAACCAACAAGGCGAATAGCAATATCGCGCCGAGTGCGGCCCATGGCAGAAGTCCGCGCGGCTCAAACGAAACACGATACCCGCGCCGAAATCGCGCGATGAACGCCGACCAGCCGCCCTCGAACGCCGGCACAGCCGCAAGCGTTAACGCGACCGACAGCGCGAAGCTCCACCATGCCAGCGCGTTGGGGGCCCCTTTGGGGAACATATACAGGCTGAACGCCGCCGCCAGCAGTCCCAAGATGAACAGCAGCCCACCGATTTGCCGCTCGGAAATACCCAAGGCTGTAATTGGACTGACTTGTAATGGACTTGCGGGTATTGGAGTAGCATACGCCGGTGCGTCAGTCTCTTCGATTTCAGTTATCCCACTTGAAGGAGTCGAAGGCGCGACATTCTCTTGCGAAGTGGTAGGCACTTCATGTGAAGGCGGCTTACTGGGCGCGTCGCCAAGCATCAGTTGGAAGTCTTGCCAGAACAGCGAGAGCGAGCGGCGCGACATTCTGCCTAAGGACATGGCAAAAGCCAGCGCGCTCACCGCAAGCGGCGCGAGCGCCCACACGATGCCGAAGAAAGCATAGGCAAACAGCGCGATGACTAGAAGCGACACGGCTGACGCGATAAGCGAGAAGCGCAGTCGCGCGCGGTTCATCGTGGTAGGACTGACGGATTCCATAGGAGACTACGATTGAGGCGGCTCTTCGGTGGTCAGCACGCCCTTCTCGTACAGGTCGTCGATGTCCGCGGCAGAATAGCCTAGCGCGGCGAGCTTTTCGCGGTTGTGCTCGCCTAACAGCGGCGTAGGTTTGCCATTGATGGCGCGCGTCTCGCCAAAAGTCACGCAATTAGCGCAGTAGTGCATCTTGCCGTATGTCGCGTGCTGGTGCTCGACGAGCATGCCGTTGGCGAGTACCTGCTCGTCTTCAAAGAAGCCGACGTTGTACTGCTCGGTTACATCGGCGCAGCGTACGCCTGCCGCTCGCAAGCGCGCAATCCACTCGGACGCAGGCTTTTGCGCGAATTCATCGGTGAGCAAGTCCCACAGCGTGTCGTCATTCTCCTCTCGCTTGGATGCGGTCGCAAAGCGGTCGTCATCCGGCAAATCGCTCCGTTCAATAACGGCGCAAACGCCTTCCCATTCTTCCTGGCTCTCGGCGATGAGATAAACCCAGCCTTGCTTGGTCTCGAAGAGCCTGTGCAGCGCATTCAGCCCGTACTGTCCGCCGTCTGCGATTGGCGGCGATGTCTTGCCTTCATAGCGCAGGAAGTCGTCTTCGCGCAGGGTTGCGCCGGCGTTTAGCAGGTTGCAATCCACCTTTTGCGCGACACCAGTTCGTTCGCGCGCGTACAGCGCCATTATCGCTCCAAGTGCGACCATGCCGCCGGATGAGAAGTCTGTCGGCGCAAGCTGCGCGAGGAACACCGGGGGGTTGCCGCGTCCGCCCTGCGCGAACTGCAATCCCATCCACGCCTGCGCCAGGGGGTCAACGCCGGGGCGATGGGCATACGGTCCATCCCAGCCAAATGCGGTCGTATGCGCCTGAATGAGCGCGGGATTGACCCGCTGTAGGTCTTCGGCGGATAGTCCCATACGGTCGGTGGCGCCTGGCCGCATATTCGCAAGCATAATGTCAGCATCGGCGGCGAGTTTCTGCGCGACCGCCTGCCCTTCAGCCGTCTTAGTATTTGCCGCGACTGAGCGCTTATTAGAGTTCAGGTACAGGAAATACTGCGCTCCCGCCGGTCGGGAAATATCGCCGTAGGGCGGCTCGAACTTGATGACATCCGCGCCAAGATCGCCAAGGCATTTACCTGCAGCCGGTCCGGCTATGACATTGGTCATCTCCATAACGCGAACGCCTTCGAGCGGCGGTGCGTCATCTCGCGGCTGAACATCAGTCGGTTCAGGCAATTCGACACCGGCGAATTCGGCGAGAACGCTGTTGGTGTGCTGACCGCGTGTGGGACGCGGCGCGCGAACCACGCCCGGCGTGTGCGTGAACTTGATAGGACTGCCCATCTGCCTGACATCGCCGACGATTGGGTCGTGCATGTCTAGCAGCATGTCATTGGCGATGACCTGCGGGTTGTCCATCGAATCGGGCGTGGTGCTGGCGCGCGCATACGGCACATCGGCGTCCTCAAAGATACGCTCCCACTCGGCGCAGGGCTTGGTCTTGAGCACGCCCGCCACGATGTCGAACAGCTCGGCGCGCGCCTCTTCGCTTTCAGGACGTCTGCCATCGCCGTATCGCGGATTGGCGAGCAGCTCGGCGATGCCCATGACCGTTGCGGCGATGTCCACGAACCCGCCGTGAATGCAGCCAATCTGAATCCAATTGCCGTCCGCGCACTCAAACACGCTGTAGAACGGACCGCCGCCCGCCGTCGTGAGTTGGAATGGTCGCTGTTCTAAGCGCTCGCCGATGACTTTCGGCGCAAACATCATCGCGCCTGCCATAACGGACGTGTCCACCTTGCGCCCGAATCCTGTCTTCTCGCGCGCGTACAGCGAAGCGGTAATGCCCTGCGCGGCGAGAACTGCTGTCCCAAGGTTTACGACCGGATGCACCACATGCACAGGACCTTGGCGAAAGCCGGGCTGCGACGCCAGAATGCCCATGCGCGCCATTACCAGATGCTCGTCGCCGGGTTCGTCGCGCATGGGTCCTTGCTTGCCGTAAGCGGTGATGGAGCAGTGCACAAGACGCGGGTTGATACGGCGCAGTTCGCCGTAGTCAACAAGCGTCTGATGCGGCGAGTGCGGCTCGAAGTCTTCAAGCAGCACATCGACTTGAGACGCCAATTTGTGGAAGACATCGGGATGCGCGGAAATATCCAGCGAGACGCTTTCCTTGCCGCGATCCCAGACCATATAGATTGGCTGCGCGCGGTCGTTGTCATCGTCCGGAAGTTCGAGACGGATTACGCGCGCGCCGTTGTCGCATAGAAACATGCCGGCTAAACTGCCCGGCCTCTGCCTCGTCAGGTCAAGCACTGTAATTCCGTCTAGTGCGCTCGGCATCGTTGCGTTCCCGTTTCACTTAATTCTTGCGTGTGCTGGCAGCCGTCGCGCAAGGCACGCCTACCCGCCAGTCCAAAGATGCCGCAAATTGTAACATGAGCGGTGCCAGAATACAGGTCAATTTCGTCAGACTGGCGTCTGGTTCGTCGGTTGGTCGGTATTTCCGCTAGTCGGTGGTGAGGAAATACGATGGTTTTCCGGCTTGCCTTGTAATCAGCACGAGCGCCGAATCAATCCAGCGTAGCAACCTTATGCGCCTCAATCCAATCCCAATCCAGCTCATACCCCAGCCCCGGCGCGGTTGGCGCTTCGATTACTGCCCTATCATTTGGGACTATGTCTTTGATTAATCCGAACTGGTGTGCTTCGGTTGGCAGCCAGTATTCGTAGTAGGCGCAGTTCTGCACTGACCAGATTACATGCAGGTTTGCGATGTTGAGCAGCGAGTTGCCTGCCGTGCCTATCTCGCAGTTCATGCCAAAGCCTTCTGCCATTGAGCATAGCTTCTTCAAGCCCGTAATACCCAATTTTCTCGCGGTACCGCGCACTAGGCGCAGCGCCTTCAGACGGATGTAGTGGTAGCTGGTCTGGAACTGGTTCTCCGGCTTGTCGCTCATGCAGATTGGCGTTACGAGGCGGCGGCTCAGCTCGGCGATGTTGTCGTATTCGTGCGCGGGTATTGGGTCTTCGAACCAGTAGAATCCTAGTTCGTCCGCCGCGCTGCCAATCGCTAATGCCTTGCGAAAGTCGTAGCCGTTATTCGGGTCGAGCATCAGCTCCATATCGTCGCCTACAATGTCGCGGACACCCGCCATCATCTCGATGGTGTCAGATGTACTCATCACGCCCGGGTGAATCTTGTACGCGCGAAAGCCGGCATCTCGCAGCTGCCGCGCTTCGTCGAAATAGCCTTCCGGCGTCTCGTGGCGCGGTGGGTATGTGGCATAGAATTCGGTCTCGTCGCGGCTTGCGCCGAGCAACTTGTACACAGGCACGCCAGTCGCTTTGCCCGCGATGTCCCAAAGCGCCACGTCCACCGGCGCCCAGGCGTTCATGTTCAACCCGCGCCGTCCGCTCAGAATCGGCAGTCGATTCCACAGGCGCTCTCTGCCGAACGCGTCCTGCCCGACGATTTCGGGCTTGAGCACATTGAGAATTGCGCCGAACTGCCCATGCCCGCCGCCTCTGAAATCGCCGACGAAGCAGTTGCCTTCCACGCCTTCATCCGTCAAGATACGCAGTACGCCCTGCTCCACTTCGCCGCGAAAGCGCCCCAAGTCGGAGTCCAGCCCTGTATCGGGCAGCGTGCGTCGCACAACTTCGATTCTTACATCAATTACTTTCATTGCTGTTCTCCGTCCGGTGAGTTCAGTACGGTTTAGTTCTCCGATTGGCGACTGCATTGTTTGCGCTTGTTGCCGTTGCCTTAAGACGCGCCTATTGTAGCAGGCGGATGTGTAGAATCGCCGATTTTACAATAAGCCTGTTATCATCCGTAGAATCCATTATAGAATCTAATCTTCCCGCACAAGGGATTCAATTTCACTCATTTCAACACTTGCCGGTATGCGTAGAGGCGAACTACTGGTCACTCCTAGCGTCTTTAAGCCGCCGCGAGTTGGACTTCGGACTTCGGGCGGACACGCTGCATAGTCTGCTACCATTTCACATCATAGAAAATCTCTCAGAGCATTGGAGACGATTATGCTGGACATTCTGATTACAAACGGGCAAGTTGTGGACGGCACGGGCAGCGCGGGGTACTACGCCGCTGTCGGTGTGCAGGGCGATACGGTGTCCATTCATAGGGGCGATGTATCGCACGTCGAGGCAGCGAGGGTAATTGACGCTACGGGGTATGTGGTCTGCCCCGGCTTCATCGACCTGCACTCGCATGCGGGCTTGACGATACTGGGCGAGCCGCACCACGATCCGAAGGTGAGGCAGGGCGTAACAACCGAACTCATGGGAATTGACGGCATATCGCACGCGCCGTTCAAGACGCAGGACGAGCTTCACCGTTACATCTGGCTGGACTCCGGGCTGAACGGCTACCCGCCGATGCCCGCCGATTGGCTGTCGGTCGCGGACTATCTGGGCAAGTTCGACAATACCGTCGCCATCAATGTCGCGTACATTCTCGGCAACTCGCCGGTGCGGATATGGTCGGTCGGCTGGAACGACAGACCCGCGACGGCTGACGAGATGGCGGACATGAAGGCGGTCGTGCGCGAGGCGATGGAAGAGGGCGCGTGGGGTCTTTCCACCGGCCTCGATTACCCGCCCGGCGCATACGCATCGACAGACGAACTTGTGGAATTGTCCGAAACGGCGGCAAGTCTGGGCGGCCATTACCATACGCACACTCGCGCCAGTCTGCGAGCGCAAGGGTTGCTCGCGCCGTGGGAAGAGGCGCTCGAAATTGGGCGGCGATCCGGCATTCCCATCCACCTGACACACTACCGGCAGAGCGAACAGGGCGTAGGCAGCCACCTTGATTATCTCGGGCTGGTGGAAGACGCCCGCGACGAGGGCATGGATGTAACGTTCGACTGCTATACATACCCGTACTCAGGCACGACCATCACAATAGGGCTGCCGCACTGGGCGAAGGACGGCGGACCGGAGCGGCTGATGGCGGCGCTGCGAGATCCGCACGACCGCGCGCGAATGGCAGTCGAAGTGTCGCGGGAAAGGCTGCGCGATAACTGGCTCACGAACTTCACGCAGCCACAGAACAAGCAGTACGAAGGAAGGCTCATCACCGACATAGCCGAGATGCGCGGGCAGGAGCCGGCGGACGCGCTATTCGACCTGCTGCTGGAAGAGAACTTGGGCATATCTACGGTTGGGCTTGGCACAAACCCGCAGACTTTGCACGCCTTCGTGTCGCATCCGGCCGGGATGATCGCATCGGACGCGATACTGTTCGGCGAATACCCGAATCCGCGCACATACGGCTGTTTCCCCATTGTGCTGGCGGAGTTCGTGCGCGCGGAGAAGCACCTACGTCTGCCTGAGGCTATCCGCAAAATGACATCGTTCCCGGCGCAACGGCTCGGCCTGCCGGACAGGGGTATCCTGCGCGACGGCTTCAAGGCAGACATCGTCATCTTCGACCCGGCGACGGTCAAAACGCACGCCACACGCGAAGACCCGCACCACTATCCGGTCGGCATCGACTGGGTGATAGTCAACGGCGAAGTGGTCATCGAAGATGGCGAGAACAGCGGCGCGCTGCCCGGTCGCGCGCTGCGGCGGGGACGCTGACTCTTGCGGGTCGAATTAACGGATGGACAGGATTTTGTGGTGGAATGTTATCGAGACCGGGTAGGCTATATCTGCGCTCGCCCGTCAACCCGATGGCGCGTTTATGGCACACACTCTTGGCGATTCGTGCTGCAGTGATTTCGCCAATTCGCGCACATCACCCAATAAGCGCTTGCTGCAAACGGCTAAGGAACAGCACAACCTCCGGCACACCGTTAAGGCTATAATCGGCGCTGTCAAACACTGAAGCGGGCGTGCCGTCCTGAATGACCGCGATTCCGGTGCCGTCTATCGCGCCGGAAGCCTTGCGCTGTTGCAACGCTTGCAGGGCGTCGGCGTCTGTCGTGTCGTCTCCGAGAAATACAACACTGTTCGGACCCCACTTCTCTATCAGCCAGTCTAGGGCAACCCCTTTGTTCACGCCGTTGCGCGCGCGGATTTCCAGTATCTTGTTGCCCCAGGACAGTTCAAAGCCACCCATGTCGGGCATAGACTCCACCGCCGCACGCAAACGCTCCACGACTCCGGCTTCGTCCATCGCACGGCGATAGTGCAAGGAAGCGCTGTACCTCTTATTTTCCAGAACCAGCCCGGGGTCGTCCGCCGCGTCCGCCAGGCTTTCGAGCATGCCTTGCAGGTAGTGCTCGGCTTCTTCCGAGCCCTCCGACGCGCTCAGCGTCCCATCCACAATCCGCTCCACGCCATGATTGCCGATGTACACGATGCCCGCTATCCCGACGCGCCGCTCCACATCGCGCGCCGCCCGTCCGGACATCACGCCCACGAGCGCCAGCCGATCCGTGAGCCGTCGAAGAGGTGGCACAACATCGGGATGTATGACGGCGTTCTCGAGCACCGGCACGAACTCGGACAGCGTACCGTCGAAGTCCAATACCAGAGCCAGACTGTCGGCATTCAGGTTGCCGATAGCTGAATCGAAGTTCGCTAATAGGTTCGGCGGGCGGCGGCTAGTTAGGCTCACTGCAATGCGTCCCGGTCGTCTTGAAGCAAAGTTCTCACGGCGCGCGCGACTAAGCCGGACGCCAAGCGCACCTTGTAGCCGTTGTCGGATAACGGTGCCGCGCCTCGCACCGCTGCCTGTCCGATTGCACCGGCATCGATGTTGCTAACGGGCTTTCCGACGATCGCTTGCTCAGCATTGGTAGCCTTGTAGGGCACGGGTGCGACGCCGCCAAGCGCAATGCGAGCGCTCGCTACCACATCGTCCACTACATCCAACGACAGCCCGACGCTTGCCAGGGCGAAGTCCATCGCCTGCCGT
Above is a genomic segment from Chloroflexota bacterium containing:
- a CDS encoding CoA transferase, translated to MPSALDGITVLDLTRQRPGSLAGMFLCDNGARVIRLELPDDDNDRAQPIYMVWDRGKESVSLDISAHPDVFHKLASQVDVLLEDFEPHSPHQTLVDYGELRRINPRLVHCSITAYGKQGPMRDEPGDEHLVMARMGILASQPGFRQGPVHVVHPVVNLGTAVLAAQGITASLYAREKTGFGRKVDTSVMAGAMMFAPKVIGERLEQRPFQLTTAGGGPFYSVFECADGNWIQIGCIHGGFVDIAATVMGIAELLANPRYGDGRRPESEEARAELFDIVAGVLKTKPCAEWERIFEDADVPYARASTTPDSMDNPQVIANDMLLDMHDPIVGDVRQMGSPIKFTHTPGVVRAPRPTRGQHTNSVLAEFAGVELPEPTDVQPRDDAPPLEGVRVMEMTNVIAGPAAGKCLGDLGADVIKFEPPYGDISRPAGAQYFLYLNSNKRSVAANTKTAEGQAVAQKLAADADIMLANMRPGATDRMGLSAEDLQRVNPALIQAHTTAFGWDGPYAHRPGVDPLAQAWMGLQFAQGGRGNPPVFLAQLAPTDFSSGGMVALGAIMALYARERTGVAQKVDCNLLNAGATLREDDFLRYEGKTSPPIADGGQYGLNALHRLFETKQGWVYLIAESQEEWEGVCAVIERSDLPDDDRFATASKREENDDTLWDLLTDEFAQKPASEWIARLRAAGVRCADVTEQYNVGFFEDEQVLANGMLVEHQHATYGKMHYCANCVTFGETRAINGKPTPLLGEHNREKLAALGYSAADIDDLYEKGVLTTEEPPQS
- the otsB gene encoding trehalose-phosphatase — protein: MRQRLQGALGVRLSRARRENFASRRPGRIAVSLTSRRPPNLLANFDSAIGNLNADSLALVLDFDGTLSEFVPVLENAVIHPDVVPPLRRLTDRLALVGVMSGRAARDVERRVGIAGIVYIGNHGVERIVDGTLSASEGSEEAEHYLQGMLESLADAADDPGLVLENKRYSASLHYRRAMDEAGVVERLRAAVESMPDMGGFELSWGNKILEIRARNGVNKGVALDWLIEKWGPNSVVFLGDDTTDADALQALQQRKASGAIDGTGIAVIQDGTPASVFDSADYSLNGVPEVVLFLSRLQQALIG
- a CDS encoding D-aminoacylase — translated: MFDVVIIGGSVVDGTGAAAFRADVGVEGETIAAIGDLSQSDARRVIDATGLTVSPGFIDTHTHSDAILLTDPQHANGLRQGVTTEILGQDGLSYAQLSPENYRMNRRYLTGILGEPPIDLDMSSVAAFRSHYHKKTAINTAYCIAHGAIRLETVGFYDKPLVGDALDKAKQMIREGMEQGAVALATGMSYMPNAWSDTEELIELCKVVAEYDGVYVTHLRDVHPERGFGGGDVPEALEIGRRSGVKVHFSHYRTSAENAGKVAERVALIDEAKAEGVDCSLELYPYPTGSSFPIRYLPPDVNDGGPDALLERLRDPAERQRMLEYVIEQPNDLASAVFTYLPKNNHLEGMSLRDIAAERGELKEETLLWLLEDEELSVGYRGAPPDSVKVWQQVSKDCVELLSRPDYMVGSDAIHVGSMPHPRAYGCFPRFLGRLRRNFGMLTLEGMVQRMTDNAAQRFGLTGRGRIETGAFADITVFDADRINDNATYDDPCQFPTGIPYVLVNGQVAVDSERCTGVFAGQAVP
- a CDS encoding D-aminoacylase, which codes for MLDILITNGQVVDGTGSAGYYAAVGVQGDTVSIHRGDVSHVEAARVIDATGYVVCPGFIDLHSHAGLTILGEPHHDPKVRQGVTTELMGIDGISHAPFKTQDELHRYIWLDSGLNGYPPMPADWLSVADYLGKFDNTVAINVAYILGNSPVRIWSVGWNDRPATADEMADMKAVVREAMEEGAWGLSTGLDYPPGAYASTDELVELSETAASLGGHYHTHTRASLRAQGLLAPWEEALEIGRRSGIPIHLTHYRQSEQGVGSHLDYLGLVEDARDEGMDVTFDCYTYPYSGTTITIGLPHWAKDGGPERLMAALRDPHDRARMAVEVSRERLRDNWLTNFTQPQNKQYEGRLITDIAEMRGQEPADALFDLLLEENLGISTVGLGTNPQTLHAFVSHPAGMIASDAILFGEYPNPRTYGCFPIVLAEFVRAEKHLRLPEAIRKMTSFPAQRLGLPDRGILRDGFKADIVIFDPATVKTHATREDPHHYPVGIDWVIVNGEVVIEDGENSGALPGRALRRGR